A genomic window from Micromonospora violae includes:
- a CDS encoding riboflavin synthase translates to MFTGIIEELGEIVRVAPTAGDSALLGVRGPLVTSDARHGDSIAVNGVCLTVVEVADGVFTADVMGETLRRSALGALRPGDPVNLERAAALGSRLGGHLVQGHVDGVGELISREPAEQWETVRFRLPAALSRYVVEKGSITIDGVSLTVAAVGADEFSVGLIPTTLKLTTLGAKGVGDPVNLEVDVLAKYVERLLGDRLTDTRESAANPGGVA, encoded by the coding sequence ATGTTCACCGGCATTATCGAGGAACTGGGCGAGATCGTCCGGGTCGCGCCGACGGCGGGCGATTCGGCGTTGCTCGGCGTACGTGGCCCGTTGGTCACGTCCGACGCCCGGCACGGCGACTCGATCGCCGTGAACGGTGTCTGCCTGACCGTCGTGGAGGTGGCCGACGGCGTCTTCACCGCCGACGTGATGGGGGAGACGCTGCGCCGCTCCGCCCTGGGCGCGCTGCGCCCCGGCGACCCGGTCAACCTGGAGCGGGCCGCCGCGCTCGGCAGTCGACTGGGCGGGCACCTGGTGCAGGGCCACGTCGACGGCGTCGGCGAACTGATCTCCCGGGAGCCGGCCGAACAGTGGGAGACCGTCCGGTTCCGACTGCCCGCCGCCCTGTCCCGGTACGTGGTGGAGAAGGGCTCGATCACCATCGACGGTGTCTCGTTGACCGTGGCGGCCGTCGGCGCGGACGAGTTCTCCGTCGGGCTGATCCCGACCACGCTCAAGCTGACCACGCTCGGCGCGAAGGGCGTCGGCGACCCGGTCAACCTGGAGGTCGACGTGCTGGCCAAGTACGTCGAGCGGCTGCTCGGCGACCGGCTCACCGACACCCGCGAATCGGCGGCGAACCCGGGCGGGGTGGCCTGA
- the pnuC gene encoding nicotinamide riboside transporter PnuC: MGPLGWLLDAQVQVAGSPVLAREIVGNAFGLISALLGLRRLVWAWPVGMIGNALLLTVFLGGVFATPQEHDLYGQAGRQVFFFTVSVYGWWRWQRNRRADAGRAAVVPRWATGRERLMLLAAAVIGTVAAYPVLKALGSWGPLPDAWILTGSLLATYGMARGWVEFWLLWIAVDAVGVPLLLRGGFYPSAVMYLIYGALCVWGFAAWWRTSRATTTVRTPIYREATA; encoded by the coding sequence ATGGGCCCGCTCGGTTGGCTCCTGGACGCCCAGGTGCAGGTCGCCGGCTCGCCGGTGCTGGCCCGGGAGATCGTCGGCAACGCGTTCGGGCTGATCTCGGCGCTGCTCGGGCTGCGTCGGCTGGTCTGGGCCTGGCCGGTCGGCATGATCGGTAACGCGCTGCTCCTCACCGTCTTCCTCGGCGGGGTGTTCGCCACCCCGCAGGAGCACGACCTGTACGGGCAGGCCGGCCGACAGGTGTTCTTCTTCACGGTCAGCGTGTACGGCTGGTGGCGCTGGCAGCGCAACCGTCGCGCCGACGCCGGGCGGGCGGCGGTCGTCCCGCGCTGGGCCACCGGACGGGAACGGCTGATGCTGCTGGCGGCCGCCGTGATCGGCACCGTCGCGGCGTACCCGGTGCTGAAGGCGCTGGGCTCGTGGGGCCCGCTGCCCGACGCCTGGATTCTCACCGGCAGCCTGCTGGCCACCTACGGCATGGCCCGCGGCTGGGTGGAGTTCTGGCTGCTCTGGATCGCGGTGGACGCGGTCGGCGTGCCGCTGCTGCTGCGCGGCGGGTTCTACCCGTCGGCCGTCATGTACCTGATCTACGGCGCCCTCTGCGTCTGGGGCTTCGCCGCCTGGTGGCGCACCTCGCGGGCGACGACCACCGTCCGCACGCCGATCTACCGGGAGGCAACCGCGTGA
- a CDS encoding bifunctional 3,4-dihydroxy-2-butanone-4-phosphate synthase/GTP cyclohydrolase II codes for MTSFGDIEQAIADIAAGRPVVVVDDADRENEGDLIFAAELATPELMAFMVRYTSGYVCVALTESEADRLDLPPMHHTNQDRRGTAYTVTVDAREGVSTGISAADRAYTTRLLADAATGPTDLARPGHVVPLRAREGGVLRRPGHTEAGIDLTRLAGLRPAGVLCELVNDDGTMMRVPDLEKFSAEHGLTLITIADLIAYRRRTEKQVELVADARMPTKHGVFRALGYRAEHDPAEHVAMVLGDLGDGQDVLVRVHSECLTGDVFGSLRCDCGPQLDAALARVGQEGRGVVLYMRGHEGRGIGLLHKLQAYQLQDLGRDTVDANLDLGLPADARDYGTGAQILYDLGVRSMRLLTNNPAKRAGLEGYGLAITGRESLPVGAHPENMRYLRTKRDRMGHLLDELDEGAEAPLGRPVANDEIGA; via the coding sequence GTGACCAGCTTTGGGGATATCGAGCAGGCGATCGCGGACATCGCGGCCGGCCGTCCGGTCGTGGTGGTCGACGACGCGGACCGGGAGAACGAAGGCGACCTGATCTTCGCGGCCGAGCTGGCCACGCCGGAGCTGATGGCGTTCATGGTGCGGTACACCTCCGGGTACGTCTGCGTGGCGTTGACCGAGAGCGAGGCCGACCGGCTCGACCTGCCGCCGATGCACCACACCAACCAGGACCGGCGCGGCACCGCGTACACGGTGACCGTGGACGCCCGCGAAGGGGTCAGCACCGGCATCTCGGCGGCCGACCGGGCGTACACCACCCGGCTGCTCGCCGACGCGGCGACCGGCCCGACCGATCTGGCCCGCCCCGGGCACGTGGTGCCGCTGCGCGCTCGCGAGGGCGGCGTGCTGCGTCGCCCGGGACACACCGAGGCGGGGATCGATCTGACCCGGCTGGCCGGGCTGCGTCCGGCCGGCGTGCTCTGCGAGCTGGTCAACGACGACGGCACCATGATGCGCGTGCCGGACCTGGAGAAGTTCTCCGCCGAGCACGGCCTCACGCTGATCACCATCGCCGACCTGATCGCCTACCGGCGGCGGACCGAGAAGCAGGTCGAGCTGGTCGCCGACGCCCGGATGCCGACGAAGCACGGGGTGTTCCGGGCGCTCGGCTACCGCGCCGAGCACGACCCGGCCGAACATGTCGCGATGGTGCTGGGTGACCTCGGTGACGGCCAGGACGTGCTGGTCCGGGTGCACTCCGAGTGCCTGACCGGGGACGTGTTCGGCTCGCTGCGCTGCGACTGTGGGCCGCAGCTGGACGCCGCACTGGCCCGGGTCGGGCAGGAAGGCCGGGGCGTGGTGCTCTACATGCGTGGGCACGAGGGTCGCGGTATCGGGCTGCTGCACAAGCTGCAGGCGTACCAGTTGCAGGACCTGGGCCGCGACACCGTCGACGCCAACCTCGACCTGGGCCTGCCGGCCGACGCCCGCGACTACGGCACCGGCGCGCAGATCCTCTACGACCTGGGCGTGCGGTCGATGCGGCTGCTGACCAACAACCCGGCCAAGCGGGCCGGGCTGGAGGGGTACGGGTTGGCCATCACCGGCCGCGAGAGCCTGCCGGTCGGCGCGCATCCGGAGAACATGCGCTACCTGCGCACCAAGCGGGACCGGATGGGTCACCTGCTGGACGAGTTGGACGAGGGGGCCGAGGCGCCGCTGGGGCGTCCGGTCGCCAACGACGAGATCGGAGCATGA
- the ribH gene encoding 6,7-dimethyl-8-ribityllumazine synthase has protein sequence MAGFGEPGVEAVDAAGLTVGVVAARWHGELTDHMLERAVAAAEACGARSVVARVAGSVELPVVAQALARRCDVVVALGVVVRGATAHFDYVCRSVTDGLTRVALDEGKPVAHGVLTVETIEQARDRAGLPGSAEDKGWAATVAALDAALAVRTVAAGNAQRVGFAG, from the coding sequence ATGGCGGGTTTCGGTGAGCCGGGAGTCGAGGCGGTCGACGCCGCGGGGCTGACCGTCGGGGTGGTGGCCGCCCGCTGGCACGGCGAGTTGACCGACCACATGCTGGAGCGGGCGGTGGCCGCCGCCGAGGCGTGCGGGGCTCGTTCCGTGGTGGCCCGGGTCGCCGGATCGGTCGAGCTGCCGGTGGTCGCGCAGGCCCTCGCCCGCCGCTGCGACGTGGTGGTCGCGCTCGGCGTGGTGGTCCGTGGCGCCACCGCCCACTTCGACTACGTCTGCCGCTCGGTCACTGACGGGCTGACCCGGGTGGCGCTCGACGAGGGCAAGCCGGTGGCGCACGGGGTGTTGACCGTGGAGACCATCGAGCAGGCCCGGGACCGCGCCGGTCTGCCCGGCTCGGCCGAGGACAAGGGCTGGGCGGCCACCGTCGCGGCGCTGGACGCGGCGCTGGCCGTGCGGACCGTGGCGGCGGGCAACGCCCAGCGGGTCGGCTTCGCGGGCTGA
- a CDS encoding amino acid ABC transporter ATP-binding protein, producing MALLRCRGLRKEYGGHVVLDHLDLTVAEHQVVALIGASGSGKSTLLRCVNLLDDLDDGTIELDGADISDPRVDPDQVRRRIGMVFQAYNLFPHLSVLDNITLAPRRVHRRGRAEAEAHARELLDRVGLGAKADAYPDRLSGGQQQRVAIVRALANSPRLMLLDEVTSALDPELVGEVLAMIRDLKADGMTMVLATHEMGFAREVADEVCFLDAGRVVESGPPEQVLGEPTQPRTRQFLRRIIEAGRL from the coding sequence ATGGCATTGCTGCGCTGCCGGGGCCTGCGCAAGGAGTACGGCGGGCACGTCGTCCTCGACCACCTCGATCTGACCGTCGCCGAGCACCAGGTGGTGGCCCTGATCGGCGCGTCCGGGTCCGGCAAGTCGACCCTGCTGCGCTGCGTCAACCTGCTGGACGACCTCGACGACGGCACCATCGAGTTGGACGGGGCGGACATCTCCGATCCACGGGTGGACCCGGACCAGGTCCGGCGGCGGATCGGGATGGTGTTCCAGGCGTACAACCTGTTTCCGCACCTGAGCGTGTTGGACAACATCACCCTCGCGCCGCGCCGCGTACACCGGCGGGGCCGGGCGGAGGCCGAGGCGCACGCCCGGGAGTTGCTCGACCGGGTGGGGCTCGGCGCCAAGGCGGACGCCTACCCGGACCGGCTCTCCGGTGGGCAGCAGCAGCGGGTGGCGATCGTCCGGGCGCTGGCCAACTCACCTCGACTGATGCTGCTCGACGAGGTCACCTCGGCGCTGGACCCGGAACTGGTCGGCGAGGTGCTGGCGATGATCCGCGACCTGAAGGCCGACGGCATGACGATGGTGCTGGCCACCCACGAGATGGGCTTCGCCCGGGAGGTCGCCGACGAGGTGTGCTTCCTCGACGCCGGTCGGGTCGTGGAGAGCGGCCCGCCCGAGCAGGTGCTCGGCGAGCCGACCCAGCCTCGGACCCGGCAGTTCCTGCGCCGGATCATCGAGGCCGGTCGGCTCTGA
- a CDS encoding amino acid ABC transporter permease, which yields MTLLDHVPSEAQLRRSAYRRRQTVYSVLVAASSTAALGTLLVIAVTGAPGWDRVRRSFLDPEIARDALPTVLSGLWLNVRLLVCCAAGALLLGLVIAVLRTLRGPVFFPVRALAAGYTYTFRGLPLIIVLYLLTLGVPGLRLQGMPPVLVLGGIALVLTYGGYLAEVFRAGIESVHSSQLAAARSLGLTHRQTMRHVVLPQAVRRVAPPLLNDVVALQKDVGLVSLAGPIDAVRAAQIATAQTFNYTPYIVAGVLFVLLAIPLIAVTDWVTLRAARRQSGG from the coding sequence GTGACGCTTCTGGATCACGTGCCGTCCGAGGCGCAACTGCGGCGGTCGGCGTACCGGCGTCGGCAGACCGTCTACAGCGTGCTCGTGGCGGCGTCGTCGACGGCGGCGCTCGGCACGCTGCTGGTGATCGCGGTGACCGGGGCACCCGGTTGGGACCGGGTCCGGCGGTCGTTCCTGGATCCGGAGATCGCCCGCGACGCGCTGCCCACGGTGCTGAGCGGGCTCTGGCTCAACGTACGGCTGCTGGTCTGCTGCGCGGCCGGCGCGCTGCTGCTCGGTCTGGTGATCGCCGTCCTGCGGACACTGCGCGGACCGGTCTTCTTCCCGGTCCGCGCGCTGGCCGCCGGCTACACCTACACCTTCCGCGGCCTACCGCTGATCATCGTGCTCTACCTGCTCACCCTCGGTGTGCCGGGCCTGCGGTTGCAGGGCATGCCGCCGGTGCTGGTGCTGGGTGGGATCGCGTTGGTCCTCACCTACGGCGGCTACCTCGCCGAGGTCTTCCGCGCCGGCATCGAGTCGGTGCACTCCAGCCAGCTCGCGGCGGCCCGCTCGTTGGGCCTGACCCACCGGCAGACGATGCGGCACGTGGTCCTGCCGCAGGCCGTCCGTCGGGTGGCGCCACCCCTGCTCAACGACGTGGTGGCGTTGCAGAAGGACGTCGGGCTGGTCTCCCTCGCCGGGCCGATCGACGCGGTCCGGGCCGCCCAGATCGCCACCGCCCAGACCTTCAACTACACGCCGTACATCGTGGCCGGGGTGCTCTTCGTGCTGCTCGCGATCCCGCTGATCGCGGTCACCGACTGGGTCACGCTCCGTGCGGCCCGCCGACAGTCGGGAGGCTGA
- a CDS encoding ABC transporter substrate-binding protein — MASSSRLLALTLAGAAVVATAGCAPQDENPTPVVTAPPSCAKDSLPTRTPGKLTIATDQPAYEPWFSDDKPDNGEGFESAVAYAVAEKLGYARADVTWVRVKFDTAIAPGPKDFDFDINQFSITEERKQAVDFSAPYYLVRQTVIALKSSKIAGRTSLADLRDARLGAQVGTTSYQAITDVIKPAAKPQVYNSNDDAKKALQNGQLDGLVVDLPTAFYITGAEITDAEIVGQVPQVGTPEAFGLLLDKNSPLTSCVTGAVGQLTSAGTLKELEQKWLAQVAGAAELR, encoded by the coding sequence ATGGCCAGCAGCTCACGTCTCCTCGCGCTCACCCTCGCCGGTGCCGCCGTCGTAGCGACCGCCGGATGCGCCCCACAGGACGAGAACCCCACCCCCGTCGTCACCGCCCCGCCCTCCTGCGCCAAGGACAGCCTGCCCACCCGTACGCCCGGCAAGCTGACCATCGCCACCGACCAGCCCGCGTACGAGCCGTGGTTCTCCGACGACAAACCGGACAACGGCGAGGGCTTCGAATCCGCGGTCGCGTACGCGGTGGCCGAGAAGCTCGGTTACGCCCGCGCCGACGTCACCTGGGTCCGGGTCAAGTTCGACACCGCGATCGCGCCCGGGCCGAAGGACTTCGACTTCGACATCAACCAGTTCTCCATCACCGAGGAGCGCAAGCAGGCGGTGGACTTCTCGGCGCCGTACTACCTGGTGCGGCAGACCGTCATCGCGTTGAAGTCCTCGAAGATCGCCGGCCGGACGTCGCTGGCCGACCTGCGTGACGCTCGGCTCGGCGCGCAGGTCGGCACCACCAGCTACCAGGCGATCACCGACGTGATCAAGCCAGCCGCCAAGCCGCAGGTCTACAACAGCAACGACGACGCCAAGAAGGCGCTGCAGAACGGGCAGCTGGACGGTCTCGTGGTGGACCTTCCGACCGCCTTCTACATCACCGGTGCGGAGATCACCGACGCGGAGATCGTCGGGCAGGTGCCGCAGGTCGGTACGCCCGAGGCGTTCGGGTTGCTGCTGGACAAGAACTCGCCACTGACCTCCTGCGTGACCGGCGCGGTCGGTCAGCTCACCTCGGCCGGCACCTTGAAGGAGTTGGAGCAGAAGTGGCTGGCGCAGGTGGCGGGGGCGGCCGAGCTGCGGTGA
- a CDS encoding phosphoribosyl-ATP diphosphatase codes for MKTFEELFAELQAKAAAGTPGSGTVAALDKGVHFIGKKVVEEAAESWMAAEHEGPERTAEEISQLLYQVQVLMLASGLELKDVYRHL; via the coding sequence GTGAAGACGTTCGAGGAGTTGTTCGCCGAGCTGCAGGCCAAGGCCGCTGCCGGCACCCCGGGCTCGGGCACCGTCGCCGCGCTGGACAAGGGCGTGCACTTCATCGGCAAGAAGGTCGTCGAGGAGGCGGCCGAGTCGTGGATGGCCGCCGAGCACGAGGGGCCGGAGCGCACCGCCGAGGAGATCTCCCAGCTGCTCTACCAGGTCCAGGTGCTGATGCTCGCCAGTGGTCTCGAACTCAAGGACGTCTACCGACATCTGTGA
- the hisG gene encoding ATP phosphoribosyltransferase: MLRVAIPNKGTLAEPAAQMLREAGYRQRTDPKDLVCRDEANDVEFFYLRPKDIATYVGSGDLDLGITGRDLLIDSAAPAEEVVDLAFGRATFRFAARPDDIASVQDLGGHRIATAYPGLVERHLGEVGVKADVIRLDGAVENAVRLGVADVIADVVETGATLRQAGLVVFGEPLLRSSAVLVRRAGAPAHAQAEQLLRRLHGVLVARRYVMLAYDVPAGLLDRASGLTPGIESPTVSPLHREGWVAVQAMVLRDDVHRIMDELYELGARAILVTNIHACRL; the protein is encoded by the coding sequence ATGCTGCGTGTCGCCATTCCCAACAAGGGCACCCTGGCCGAACCGGCCGCCCAGATGCTGCGCGAGGCGGGCTACCGCCAGCGCACCGACCCCAAGGACCTGGTCTGCCGCGACGAGGCCAACGACGTCGAATTCTTCTACCTGCGCCCGAAGGACATCGCCACCTACGTCGGCTCCGGTGACCTCGACCTCGGCATCACCGGCCGGGACCTGCTGATCGACTCGGCTGCGCCGGCCGAGGAGGTCGTCGACCTCGCCTTCGGCCGGGCCACCTTCCGCTTCGCCGCCCGCCCCGACGACATCGCCTCCGTCCAGGATCTGGGCGGTCACCGGATCGCCACCGCGTACCCGGGGTTGGTCGAGCGGCACCTCGGCGAGGTGGGGGTCAAGGCCGACGTGATCCGCCTCGACGGTGCCGTCGAGAACGCCGTACGCCTCGGTGTCGCCGACGTGATCGCGGACGTGGTGGAGACCGGCGCGACCCTGCGTCAGGCGGGCCTGGTGGTCTTCGGCGAGCCGCTGCTGCGTTCGTCGGCGGTGCTGGTCCGGCGGGCCGGCGCGCCCGCGCACGCGCAGGCCGAGCAGTTGCTGCGCCGCCTGCACGGGGTGCTGGTGGCCCGCCGCTACGTGATGCTCGCCTACGACGTGCCGGCCGGTCTGCTGGACCGGGCCAGTGGGCTCACCCCGGGCATCGAGTCGCCCACCGTGTCGCCGCTGCACCGCGAGGGCTGGGTGGCGGTGCAGGCGATGGTGCTCCGCGACGACGTGCACCGCATCATGGACGAGCTGTACGAGCTGGGCGCCCGCGCCATCCTCGTCACCAACATCCACGCCTGCCGCCTGTAA
- a CDS encoding PH domain-containing protein, whose amino-acid sequence MSETELVRLKPRRIRVVCWSAAAALVVVFGLVATSLSGPTGDGYGSFQRGDQIAMIGLGVFGALGFLLFTRPRVEADARGIRVRNVISSYELPWEVVRGVRFDRGAPWASLELHDDDLLPLVALQAADKELAVDGVRALRRLHEAHQARLADRAVGR is encoded by the coding sequence GTGAGTGAAACCGAGCTGGTCCGCCTCAAGCCCCGCCGCATCCGGGTGGTCTGCTGGTCGGCGGCGGCTGCCCTGGTGGTGGTCTTCGGTCTGGTCGCCACGTCGCTCAGTGGCCCGACCGGTGATGGTTACGGCAGCTTCCAGCGCGGCGATCAGATCGCCATGATCGGCCTGGGCGTCTTCGGCGCGCTGGGCTTCCTGCTGTTCACCCGGCCCCGGGTGGAGGCGGACGCGCGCGGCATCCGGGTGCGTAACGTCATCAGCTCCTACGAGTTGCCCTGGGAGGTCGTCCGGGGCGTGCGCTTCGACCGGGGCGCGCCGTGGGCCAGCCTGGAGCTGCACGACGACGACCTGCTGCCGTTGGTCGCGTTGCAGGCCGCCGACAAGGAGTTGGCCGTCGACGGGGTCCGCGCGCTGCGCCGGCTGCACGAGGCCCACCAGGCCCGGCTCGCCGACCGCGCCGTCGGCCGCTGA
- the infC gene encoding translation initiation factor IF-3, translated as MNEQIRAREVRLVGPEGEQVGIVPLERALQLAADVDLDLVEVAPMARPPVCKLMDFGKFKYESALKAREARRNQQQTVIKEMKLRPKIDPHDYETKKGHVVRFLKAGDKVKVTIMFRGREQSRPELGYRLLRRLESEITDLGYVEAAPKQDGRNMIMVLAPHRAVKASAVAATASRGGPRDRAGDESAAPAADETAAVGETAAAGDTGTAATSGE; from the coding sequence GTGAACGAGCAGATCCGGGCACGTGAGGTCCGACTGGTCGGCCCAGAGGGTGAGCAGGTGGGCATCGTCCCGCTGGAGCGCGCTCTTCAGCTGGCCGCGGACGTCGATCTGGACCTGGTCGAGGTTGCGCCGATGGCGCGCCCGCCGGTGTGCAAGCTCATGGACTTCGGCAAGTTCAAGTACGAGAGCGCACTCAAGGCGCGCGAAGCGCGGCGTAACCAGCAGCAGACCGTCATCAAGGAAATGAAGCTTCGGCCGAAGATCGACCCGCACGACTACGAGACCAAGAAGGGTCACGTGGTGCGGTTCCTCAAGGCGGGCGACAAGGTCAAGGTGACGATCATGTTCCGCGGTCGCGAGCAGAGCCGCCCGGAGCTGGGTTACCGGCTCCTGCGCCGGCTCGAGTCCGAGATCACGGACCTGGGATACGTCGAGGCCGCTCCGAAGCAGGACGGCCGAAACATGATCATGGTTCTCGCTCCGCATCGGGCCGTCAAGGCCTCCGCGGTCGCCGCCACGGCGTCTCGCGGTGGCCCACGGGACCGGGCTGGGGACGAGTCCGCCGCTCCGGCAGCCGATGAGACCGCGGCGGTCGGCGAGACCGCAGCAGCCGGCGACACCGGCACCGCCGCCACCAGCGGCGAGTAA
- the rpmI gene encoding 50S ribosomal protein L35, with amino-acid sequence MPKMKSHTGMGKRVKVTGKGKIVAQQAGLRHNLEKKPSTQTRRLTGTVVLAKADVKRIKKLLGR; translated from the coding sequence ATGCCGAAGATGAAGAGCCACACGGGTATGGGTAAGCGGGTCAAGGTGACCGGCAAGGGCAAGATCGTTGCCCAGCAGGCCGGCCTCCGCCACAACCTGGAGAAGAAGCCCTCCACCCAGACCCGCCGGCTGACCGGCACGGTCGTGCTGGCCAAGGCCGACGTCAAGCGCATCAAGAAGCTGCTCGGCCGCTGA
- the rplT gene encoding 50S ribosomal protein L20, whose product MARVKRAVNAQKKRRTLLETASGYRGQRSRLYRKAKEQVLHSMQYSYRDRRDRKGDFRQLWIQRINAGARANGMTYNRLIQGLRLAGIEVDRKILADLAVNDAAAFAAIVELARAAVAAEGTGGAAAQAA is encoded by the coding sequence ATGGCACGCGTCAAGCGGGCTGTAAACGCCCAGAAGAAGCGTCGTACCCTGCTGGAGACCGCGAGCGGTTACCGCGGTCAGCGCTCTCGCCTGTACCGCAAGGCCAAGGAGCAGGTGCTGCACTCGATGCAGTACTCCTACCGGGACCGTCGCGACCGCAAGGGCGACTTCCGGCAGCTGTGGATTCAGCGGATCAACGCGGGCGCCCGGGCCAACGGGATGACCTACAACCGTCTGATCCAGGGCCTGCGTCTGGCCGGCATCGAGGTCGACCGCAAGATCCTGGCCGACCTGGCTGTCAACGACGCCGCCGCCTTCGCGGCGATCGTCGAGCTGGCCCGGGCCGCGGTCGCGGCCGAGGGCACCGGCGGCGCGGCGGCTCAGGCCGCCTGA
- a CDS encoding TrmH family RNA methyltransferase, whose product MAFTPRTPRIVAARRLHRRRDRDATGRFLAEGPQAVREALARPGVVTELFGTTTALDRYPELAAEAAHADVPVSEVTDDALAALAETVAPQGLVAVCRHLDVSLEQALAGGPRLVAVLAEIRDPGNAGTVLRTADAAGAGAVIFAGDAVDPYNGKCVRASAGSLFHVDVVRATDPVAVVDALRAAGLSIFATTGYGDSDLDDLTDYGRLVGPTAWLFGSEAHGLPEELTAAADARVRVPLYGRAESLNLAAAAAVCLYASARAQR is encoded by the coding sequence ATGGCTTTCACCCCGCGTACCCCCAGGATCGTCGCCGCCCGCCGGCTGCACCGCCGCCGGGACCGCGACGCCACCGGCCGGTTCCTGGCCGAGGGGCCGCAGGCGGTCCGCGAGGCCCTCGCACGGCCGGGGGTGGTCACCGAACTGTTCGGTACGACCACCGCGCTCGACCGGTATCCGGAGTTGGCCGCCGAGGCGGCCCACGCCGACGTGCCGGTCTCCGAGGTGACCGACGACGCCCTCGCGGCGCTGGCCGAGACCGTCGCCCCGCAGGGGCTGGTGGCGGTCTGCCGGCACCTGGACGTGTCGCTGGAGCAGGCCCTCGCGGGTGGGCCTCGGCTGGTGGCGGTCCTCGCTGAGATTCGCGATCCGGGCAACGCCGGCACGGTGCTGCGCACCGCCGACGCGGCCGGCGCGGGTGCGGTGATCTTCGCCGGGGACGCCGTCGATCCGTACAACGGCAAGTGCGTGCGGGCCTCGGCCGGCAGTCTCTTCCACGTCGACGTGGTGCGCGCCACCGACCCGGTCGCGGTGGTCGACGCGCTGCGCGCCGCCGGCCTGTCGATCTTCGCCACCACGGGGTACGGCGACAGCGACCTGGACGACCTGACCGACTACGGTCGGCTCGTCGGGCCCACCGCGTGGCTGTTCGGCTCCGAGGCGCACGGCCTGCCCGAAGAGTTGACCGCCGCCGCCGACGCCCGGGTACGGGTGCCGTTGTACGGGCGCGCGGAGAGCCTCAACCTGGCTGCCGCCGCCGCGGTCTGCCTGTACGCTTCAGCGAGAGCGCAGCGCTGA